From the genome of Fusarium oxysporum f. sp. lycopersici 4287 chromosome 3, whole genome shotgun sequence, one region includes:
- a CDS encoding hypothetical protein (At least one base has a quality score < 10) translates to MKTRRSSRRMTAAVTSKDSTNTCSASTSLFAKRNTLYHPSTFSLSRQRHLESPVMPHWHRQLLSLDLSCLGFLDGQHCYIPNILVVDQTLVCRSLFPHIRLQQPEHVAHTMLDRTSDWFCCVTHESRRMEHIFGIISVHLQRG, encoded by the coding sequence ATGAAGACCAGACGCTCTAGCAGGCGAATGACCGCCGCAGTCACATCTAAGGACTCTACTAACACCTGCTCTGCCTCCACCTCTTTGTTCGCCAAAAGGAATACTCTGTATCACCCATCTACCTTCTCTCTCAGTCGTCAGCGCCACCTTGAGTCACCCGTGATGCCCCATTGGCACCGTCAGCTGCTTTCCTTGGATCTGTCGTGCTTGGGGTTCTTGGATGGCCAACACTGCTACATCCCGAATATCCTTGTGGTTGATCAGACTCTCGTGTGCCGGTCCTTGTTTCCTCACATTCGGCTGCAACAGCCGGAACATGTTGCTCATACGATGTTGGATAGAACTTCTGATTGGTTCTGCTGTGTGACTCATGAGAGCCGCCGCATGGAACACATCTTCGGGATCATTTCCGTGCATCTGCAACGAGGGTAA